The region ATGTGGGGTCAGGAACAAACATGGGGAGGGTCCGGGTATGTCTGTGGAGGCCACCAAATAGCTGATATGTTTCACATATTTCAAAGGGCATACAATAAACACTTGCGAGATGCTTCAAAAGTGTTGTTTAGAATTCTCAGATATATATTTTGCTACAGCTCTTGAATTAGATCAACAAGTTGTTTGAGCagtttgaatatatatatatatattgtataagcaacatttcaaactaaactgaaaaagaataaaatggGCGGATACGATTTGAAGGCGATAAGGGTGCCAGCACTGACTTTCCAGGTGTTAAGGGGACGTGCGTTGCTCCATAGCCTCTGACCACATCGTTGCCAAACACATCTGGTCCATACACACTCAGAACAAGTTGAGGCCCTGATTTACAAAGAGCACATTGGATTTTGATAAACATTTtgtcatattaaattaaattattcaatcaattatctcatgtgtgtgtgtgtgtgtgtgtgtgtgcaacatGTGAGAGATACTCACATCCTGAGGGGTTTGTGCTCTTAAAAGTTATTTCCAGTGGGAAGTTCCATATCAATTTGTGTGACGACTGACTGCCTTTACTTGTTATTTGAGTGATGCCTTCCTCCAAACCCTAGAgaagattaaaaacaacaatacaaaTATAAGCATGAAAATGGGTAAGCAGTAACAAAATTGAAAGATAACTATTGCatggaggaaaaataataaataaacccaCAGTGTGTTTTTATATGGTGCTGGAGCAcccccagctgactttgggccagaggtggggCATACTACAAAGGTGCAAGAGGTGGCTGGTCGCCataaattgttattatttaaaaaaaaatatatatatatattctacagATTGTATAGTGTTACATAAAGCTTTACAGTAAACCATTGTATTCAGAAGGTTACTCACAGTGGTGGGCATCCAGTCTTGGCCGTAAACAAAGCAGTATTTGCAGTACAGGTCGTCATAGCTCGGAAactgaaatttaaaaaacacgcCATGTCAATGTGCTGAACTAAAGAGTAAATACTCGTTCTTGAACTTGCACAAATGCCAAGCGTTACAAGTCTtcttagctggctagctagtgtTAGCAGCCACGCTAAGCACGAAGCAAAACTCACATTCGCTCCTTCAATCTGTCCGTTCACCGAGAGAAGAAACACAGATGGGTTGCTTGTAGCCATACCGGCTTCAAACAATACATCGAAATCTGTTTTTAGAAGGCTATAGTTTtagaaaattaaaacattttgactgcttcCTGTGCTAGCCGAAGCCTCTCTGTTGCTAAGGCGACGATTGCTCCGCCCTACGGTTCCTCACAAGGCACAAATTAGACAGAaaataaaaggcagaaaagataTAACGTCTAATGTCCACAAGATGACAGCAGTGTAGCAAATATTGAACTGAAGTAAGTCAGTAAATAATACATACCtgtattttcaattttggcTTTGATTTGAGTTGCTTAGCAATGTTAACAGTGTTTCagctatacagtatttttagcCATTAGCCACAATTTGAACTTAGCATGTCAACACAATAAGATACGGGTTTACaaccatgtgattcccgagcgcaatcattgctgctcaccgctccctcaggggatgggtcaaatgcggagaacgaatttcgcccccacttagttgggtgtgacaatcagtggaatttaccttacaTTTACAAACTTTTGGGGGCAAAGAGGGGGTACATAAGCCAAAGACCCCCTCATAAGataaacacaaatgaaacaatCTATTAGTTGGTATAAATGTTGTGTGAAATCCACAATATTATTTTCTTGTGGCCCACTAAAGCAAATCGCTGGCGTCACGGGTCCCTCCAAAACCTCACTCTtcaggagattaaaaaaataagtttaacCCTTAACATTGTATCATCAAAGAGAGTAAGTCAATTTCAATACTTCatattggtcaataatttgtaagaTTTACACCTACACATATGGACCTGTGAAATTGTTACCAAGGAGGTTCTGGCCTGGCAATGTTTCTTACTAAATGGGcttgttgtctttattttagcaGAAAATCAGTACAATAACTGCACTTCACTCACTTTTTACTTTATGTTACAAGCATTTCTCCCCCACCACATCTCATTATTTGCATGAACAATAGTCTCCGTTCTTTGATAGACTGAACTACTTGACTAAAA is a window of Vanacampus margaritifer isolate UIUO_Vmar chromosome 2, RoL_Vmar_1.0, whole genome shotgun sequence DNA encoding:
- the b9d1 gene encoding B9 domain-containing protein 1; translated protein: MATSNPSVFLLSVNGQIEGANFPSYDDLYCKYCFVYGQDWMPTTGLEEGITQITSKGSQSSHKLIWNFPLEITFKSTNPSGWPQLVLSVYGPDVFGNDVVRGYGATHVPLTPGKHTRTLPMFVPDPTWRLQKFTSWLWGRRPEYTDSKVVAQGEGREVTRVCSQGFVTVCFNIIMKDMKKLGYDSGPSNSSSTQSHATSSGWSTEEQTNL